In the Pseudomonas sp. ADAK2 genome, one interval contains:
- a CDS encoding urease accessory protein UreD yields MNLPLPTVLFTPSWHAELELGYARFGDSTRPVQRRHKGPLRVQKHLYAEGPEVCQHIIVHPPGGIAGGDRLDIAASVGADAWAQITSPGAAKWYRAAGPAYQQLELKVAAGATLEWLPQETIIFSAAQAELSTSIDLEGDARLFYWDVVALGRPASGERFDLGHFQSHLDIRRDGQLLWHERQRIVGGDGLLDSPIGLDGQPVFATLLVTGEIDSDLLERCRSLPNDVRGDLSQLPGLLVARCLASEALLARGWLIDLWRLLRPALLGREAVSPRIWST; encoded by the coding sequence ATGAATTTACCTTTACCCACTGTCCTGTTTACCCCGAGTTGGCACGCCGAGCTGGAGCTGGGCTATGCCCGTTTTGGCGACAGCACGCGCCCGGTCCAGCGCCGGCATAAAGGTCCGTTGCGGGTGCAAAAGCACCTGTACGCCGAAGGGCCCGAGGTGTGCCAGCACATCATCGTCCACCCGCCGGGCGGGATTGCCGGTGGTGATCGGCTGGACATCGCTGCCAGCGTCGGCGCCGATGCCTGGGCGCAGATCACCAGCCCTGGCGCCGCCAAGTGGTATCGCGCCGCCGGCCCCGCTTATCAGCAGCTGGAGTTGAAAGTGGCGGCCGGTGCGACACTGGAATGGCTGCCCCAGGAGACGATCATCTTCAGCGCCGCCCAGGCCGAACTCAGCACCTCGATCGACCTTGAAGGCGATGCGCGGTTGTTCTACTGGGACGTGGTGGCGCTGGGTCGCCCGGCCAGCGGCGAGCGGTTTGACCTCGGGCATTTTCAATCACACCTGGATATCCGTCGCGACGGCCAGTTGCTCTGGCACGAACGCCAGCGCATTGTCGGGGGTGATGGTTTGCTCGACTCGCCGATTGGGCTTGATGGTCAGCCGGTGTTTGCGACGTTGCTGGTAACCGGGGAGATTGATAGCGATTTGCTGGAGCGTTGCCGCTCACTGCCCAATGACGTGCGCGGGGATTTGAGCCAGTTGCCGGGGCTGTTGGTGGCGCGGTGCCTGGCCAGTGAAGCGCTGCTGGCGCGGGGCTGGCTGATTGATTTGTGGCGCCTGCTGCGGCCGGCGCTGCTCGGCCGTGAAGCCGTCTCGCCCCGGATATGGAGCACCTGA
- a CDS encoding GNAT family N-acetyltransferase translates to MTYLIRDALHADLPAIRDIYNDAVLNTTAIWNEQAVDLGNRQAWFSARQSQGYPILVIVDGDNTVLGYASFGDWRPFDGFRHTVEHSVYVRSDQRGNGLGPQLMAELIERAKGCDKHVMVAAIESGNGASIRLHDRAGFVVTGQMPQVGTKFGRWLDLTFMQLTLDPGAMPPGAHKE, encoded by the coding sequence ATGACTTATCTCATTCGCGATGCGCTGCACGCCGACCTGCCGGCGATCCGCGACATCTACAACGATGCGGTGCTCAACACCACCGCGATCTGGAACGAACAGGCCGTGGACCTGGGCAACCGCCAGGCGTGGTTCAGCGCCCGGCAATCCCAGGGTTATCCGATCCTGGTGATCGTCGACGGTGATAACACCGTGCTGGGCTACGCTTCATTTGGCGACTGGCGGCCGTTCGACGGGTTTCGCCACACCGTCGAGCATTCGGTCTACGTGCGCAGCGACCAGCGCGGCAACGGCCTCGGCCCGCAATTGATGGCCGAGTTGATCGAACGCGCGAAGGGCTGCGACAAGCACGTCATGGTCGCCGCCATCGAAAGCGGCAATGGTGCATCGATTCGATTGCACGATCGCGCCGGTTTCGTCGTCACCGGCCAAATGCCGCAAGTAGGCACCAAGTTCGGCCGCTGGCTGGACCTGACCTTCATGCAACTGACCCTCGACCCGGGTGCCATGCCGCCCGGGGCCCACAAGGAGTGA
- the urtE gene encoding urea ABC transporter ATP-binding subunit UrtE has product MLQVDKLHQYYGGSHILRGLSFEVKVGEVTCLLGRNGVGKTTLLKCLMGLLPSKEGAVNWEGKPITTFKPHQRVHAGIAYVPQGREIFGRLTVEENLLMGLSRFPGSEAKEVPAFIYELFPVLLQMKQRRGGDLSGGQQQQLAIGRALASRPRLLILDEPTEGIQPSVIKEIGAVIKKLAARGDMAILLVEQFYDFAAELADQYLVMSRGEIVQQGRGENMEAEGVRGLVTI; this is encoded by the coding sequence ATGCTGCAAGTCGACAAGCTGCATCAGTACTACGGCGGTAGCCACATCCTGCGCGGCCTCTCGTTTGAGGTGAAGGTCGGCGAAGTCACCTGCCTGCTCGGGCGCAACGGCGTGGGCAAGACCACCCTGCTCAAATGCCTGATGGGCCTGCTGCCGTCCAAGGAAGGCGCGGTGAACTGGGAAGGCAAGCCGATCACCACCTTCAAGCCGCACCAACGGGTCCACGCCGGGATCGCCTACGTGCCCCAGGGCCGGGAGATTTTCGGGCGGCTGACCGTGGAAGAAAACCTGCTGATGGGCCTGTCGCGTTTCCCCGGCAGCGAGGCCAAGGAAGTCCCGGCCTTCATCTACGAGCTGTTCCCGGTGTTGCTGCAAATGAAGCAACGCCGTGGCGGGGACTTGTCCGGTGGCCAGCAGCAGCAATTGGCGATTGGACGAGCCTTGGCCAGCCGCCCGCGCCTGCTGATCCTCGACGAACCCACCGAAGGCATCCAGCCGTCGGTGATCAAGGAAATCGGCGCGGTGATCAAGAAGCTTGCGGCCCGGGGCGACATGGCGATTTTGCTGGTGGAGCAGTTTTACGATTTCGCCGCCGAACTGGCCGATCAATACCTGGTGATGTCCCGGGGCGAGATCGTGCAACAGGGTCGCGGTGAAAATATGGAAGCCGAAGGTGTGCGCGGTCTGGTTACGATCTAA
- the ureC gene encoding urease subunit alpha — translation MKISRQAYADMFGPTVGDKVRLADTELWIEVEKDFTTYGEEVKFGGGKVIRDGQGQSQLLAAEVVDTVITNALIIDHWGIVKADVGLKDGRIAGIGKAGNPDVQPDVTIAIGASTEVIAGEGMILTAGGIDTHIHFICPQQIEEALMSGVTTMIGGGTGPATGTNATTCTSGPWHLARMLQAADAFPMNIGLTGKGNASLPEPLIEQVKAGAIGLKLHEDWGTTPASIDNCLSVADQYDVQVAIHTDTLNESGFVETTLAAFKGRTIHTYHTEGAGGGHAPDIIKACGFPNVLPSSTNPTRPFTRNTIDEHLDMLMVCHHLDPSIAEDVAFAESRIRRETIAAEDILHDLGAFSMISSDSQAMGRVGEVITRTWQTADKMKKQRGPLPQDGEGNDNFRAKRYIAKYTINPAITHGISHEVGSIEIGKWADLVLWRPAFFGVKPTLILKGGAIAASLMGDANASIPTPQPVHYRPMFASYGGSLHATSLTFISQAAQDAGLPEALGLKKKIAVVKGCRDVQKTDLIHNDYLPNIDVDPQTYQVKADGELLWCEPAEILPMAQRYFLF, via the coding sequence ATGAAAATCTCAAGACAAGCCTACGCCGACATGTTCGGCCCCACTGTCGGTGACAAGGTGCGCCTGGCCGACACCGAGCTGTGGATCGAAGTGGAAAAAGACTTCACCACCTACGGCGAAGAAGTGAAATTCGGCGGTGGCAAAGTCATCCGCGATGGCCAGGGCCAGAGCCAATTACTGGCGGCCGAAGTGGTCGACACGGTGATCACCAATGCGCTGATCATCGACCATTGGGGCATCGTCAAAGCCGATGTCGGGCTCAAGGACGGACGCATCGCCGGCATCGGCAAGGCCGGCAACCCGGACGTGCAACCGGACGTGACCATCGCCATCGGCGCCAGCACCGAAGTCATCGCCGGTGAAGGCATGATCCTCACCGCCGGCGGCATCGACACCCACATCCACTTCATCTGCCCGCAGCAGATCGAAGAAGCACTGATGAGCGGCGTCACCACCATGATCGGCGGCGGCACCGGCCCAGCAACGGGCACCAACGCCACGACTTGCACCTCGGGGCCATGGCACCTGGCGCGGATGCTTCAAGCGGCGGATGCCTTCCCGATGAACATCGGCCTCACCGGCAAGGGCAACGCCAGCCTGCCGGAGCCATTGATCGAGCAGGTCAAGGCCGGCGCCATCGGCCTCAAGCTGCACGAAGACTGGGGCACCACGCCCGCCAGCATCGACAACTGCCTGAGCGTCGCCGACCAGTACGACGTGCAGGTGGCGATCCACACCGACACCCTCAACGAGTCCGGCTTCGTCGAAACCACCCTCGCCGCGTTCAAGGGCCGCACCATCCACACCTACCACACCGAAGGTGCGGGCGGCGGTCATGCGCCGGACATCATCAAGGCCTGCGGCTTCCCGAACGTGTTGCCGAGCTCGACCAACCCGACCCGGCCGTTCACCCGCAACACCATCGACGAACACCTGGACATGCTGATGGTCTGCCATCACCTGGACCCGAGCATTGCCGAAGACGTGGCGTTCGCCGAAAGCCGCATCCGCCGCGAGACGATTGCCGCCGAAGACATCCTCCACGACCTCGGCGCGTTCTCGATGATCAGCTCCGACAGCCAGGCCATGGGCCGCGTCGGCGAAGTCATCACCCGCACCTGGCAGACCGCCGACAAGATGAAAAAACAGCGTGGCCCGCTGCCCCAGGACGGTGAAGGCAACGACAACTTCCGCGCCAAACGCTACATCGCCAAATACACCATCAACCCGGCGATCACCCACGGCATCAGCCATGAAGTGGGCTCGATCGAAATCGGTAAATGGGCCGACCTGGTACTCTGGCGTCCGGCGTTTTTCGGGGTGAAACCGACGCTGATTCTCAAGGGCGGCGCCATTGCGGCCAGCCTGATGGGCGACGCCAACGCCTCGATCCCGACGCCACAACCGGTGCACTATCGCCCGATGTTCGCCAGCTATGGCGGCTCGCTGCACGCCACCAGCCTGACCTTTATCAGCCAGGCTGCGCAGGACGCCGGATTGCCCGAAGCCCTGGGTTTGAAGAAGAAAATCGCCGTGGTGAAGGGCTGTCGTGACGTGCAGAAAACCGACCTGATCCACAACGACTACCTGCCGAACATCGACGTTGATCCACAGACCTATCAGGTCAAGGCCGACGGCGAATTGCTGTGGTGCGAACCGGCGGAAATCCTGCCGATGGCCCAGCGTTATTTCCTGTTCTGA
- the urtD gene encoding urea ABC transporter ATP-binding protein UrtD translates to MRVTATAEFMLEPAFFPVEPNKDAGTSRDNIGFGQSVGPGLDTRHGTILTLEDISVSFDGFKALNNLNLYIGVGELRCIIGPNGAGKTTLMDVITGKTRPSHGKAWFGETLDLTQMSEVQIAQAGIGRKFQKPTVFEALSVFENLELAQKTDKSVWASLRARLSGEQKDRISEVLETIRLTTSVNRPAGLLSHGQKQFLEIGMLLMQDPQLLLLDEPVAGMTDAETEFTAELFKSLAGKHSLMVVEHDMGFVGSIADHVTVLHQGSVLAEGSLEQVQDNERVIEVYLGR, encoded by the coding sequence ATGAGAGTCACTGCGACGGCGGAATTTATGCTCGAACCGGCGTTTTTCCCGGTGGAACCGAACAAGGACGCGGGCACCAGCCGCGACAACATCGGCTTTGGCCAAAGTGTCGGCCCCGGTCTGGATACCCGCCACGGCACGATCCTGACCCTGGAAGACATCAGCGTCAGCTTCGACGGTTTCAAGGCGCTGAACAATCTGAACCTGTACATCGGCGTCGGCGAATTGCGCTGCATCATCGGCCCCAACGGCGCGGGCAAGACCACGCTGATGGACGTGATCACCGGCAAGACTCGCCCGAGTCACGGCAAGGCCTGGTTCGGCGAAACCCTGGATCTGACGCAGATGAGCGAAGTGCAAATCGCCCAGGCTGGCATCGGGCGCAAGTTCCAGAAACCGACGGTGTTCGAAGCCTTGAGCGTGTTTGAAAACCTGGAGTTGGCGCAGAAAACCGATAAGTCGGTGTGGGCCAGTTTGCGGGCGCGCTTGAGCGGCGAGCAAAAAGATCGCATCAGCGAAGTGCTGGAAACCATTCGCCTGACCACCTCGGTCAATCGCCCGGCAGGCTTGTTGTCTCACGGGCAGAAGCAGTTTCTGGAAATCGGCATGTTGCTGATGCAAGACCCGCAATTGCTGCTGCTCGATGAGCCGGTGGCGGGCATGACCGACGCCGAAACCGAATTCACCGCCGAGCTGTTCAAAAGCCTGGCCGGCAAGCATTCGCTGATGGTGGTGGAACACGACATGGGGTTTGTGGGCTCGATTGCCGACCACGTCACCGTGTTGCACCAGGGCAGCGTGCTGGCGGAAGGGTCGCTGGAGCAGGTGCAGGACAATGAGCGCGTTATCGAGGTTTACCTCGGCCGCTGA
- a CDS encoding urease subunit beta, translated as MIPGEYQIQPGDIELNVGRRTVSLKVANSGDRPIQVGSHYHFFETNDALTFDRAASRGMRLNIPAGTAVRFEPGQSREVELVDLAGHRRVFGFAGRIMGDLD; from the coding sequence ATGATTCCCGGTGAATACCAGATCCAGCCCGGCGACATCGAACTCAACGTTGGCCGCCGCACCGTCAGCCTGAAGGTAGCCAACAGCGGCGACCGGCCGATCCAGGTCGGCTCCCATTACCATTTTTTCGAAACCAACGACGCCCTCACCTTCGACCGCGCCGCCAGCCGCGGCATGCGCCTGAACATCCCGGCCGGCACAGCGGTGCGCTTTGAGCCGGGGCAGAGTCGCGAAGTCGAGCTGGTGGATTTGGCCGGGCATCGGCGGGTGTTCGGGTTTGCCGGGCGGATCATGGGTGACCTCGACTGA
- the urtC gene encoding urea ABC transporter permease subunit UrtC, whose translation MNQPLLVTATQKAGPRVTVAVGAVILVLLLALPLMSLLSPVSVFHVSAYTLTLVGKILCYAIVALALDLVWGYAGLLSLGHGLFFALGGYAMGMYLMRQASGDALPAFMTFLSWTELPWYWTGTSSFLWAMCLVVLAPGLLALVFGFFAFRSRIKGVYFSIMTQALTFAGMLLFFRNETGFGGNNGFTNFRTILGFGITEPGTRAVLFFATVMLLVASLFIGWRLAQSKFGRVLTALRDAENRLMFCGYDPRGFKLFVWVLSAVLCGLAGALYVPQVGIINPSEMSPTNSIEAAVWVALGGRGTLIGPLLGAGVVNGMKSWFTVAFPEYWLFFLGALFIVVTLYLPKGVIGLLKKRGEQ comes from the coding sequence ATGAACCAGCCCCTGCTCGTTACCGCCACACAAAAGGCCGGCCCGAGGGTCACGGTTGCCGTCGGCGCAGTGATCCTTGTTTTGTTGCTGGCGCTGCCGTTGATGTCGCTGCTATCGCCCGTCAGCGTTTTTCACGTCTCGGCGTACACGCTGACATTGGTGGGCAAGATCCTCTGCTACGCCATTGTCGCCCTGGCCCTGGATCTGGTCTGGGGTTACGCCGGCCTGTTGTCCCTCGGCCACGGTCTGTTCTTCGCCCTCGGCGGTTATGCGATGGGCATGTACCTGATGCGCCAAGCCTCGGGGGATGCGCTACCCGCCTTCATGACCTTCCTGTCGTGGACTGAATTGCCGTGGTACTGGACCGGCACCAGTAGCTTCCTCTGGGCCATGTGTCTGGTGGTGCTGGCGCCGGGATTGCTGGCGCTGGTGTTCGGTTTTTTCGCCTTCCGCTCGCGGATCAAGGGCGTGTATTTCTCGATCATGACCCAGGCCCTGACCTTCGCTGGCATGCTGCTGTTTTTCCGCAACGAAACCGGGTTTGGTGGCAACAACGGCTTTACCAACTTCCGCACTATTCTCGGGTTCGGCATCACCGAACCGGGGACGCGCGCGGTGTTGTTTTTTGCCACGGTGATGTTGCTGGTGGCGAGCCTGTTCATCGGTTGGCGCCTGGCGCAAAGCAAGTTCGGCCGCGTGCTGACGGCGCTAAGGGATGCGGAAAACCGCCTGATGTTTTGCGGCTACGACCCGCGTGGTTTCAAACTATTCGTGTGGGTGTTGAGCGCGGTGTTGTGTGGGCTGGCGGGGGCGTTGTATGTGCCGCAAGTCGGGATCATCAACCCGAGCGAAATGTCGCCGACCAACTCGATTGAAGCCGCCGTGTGGGTGGCATTGGGCGGTCGCGGCACACTGATCGGGCCGTTGCTCGGCGCGGGCGTGGTCAACGGGATGAAGAGCTGGTTCACCGTGGCGTTTCCCGAATACTGGCTGTTTTTCCTCGGCGCGCTGTTCATCGTTGTGACCTTGTATCTGCCTAAAGGCGTGATCGGGCTGCTGAAGAAAAGGGGCGAACAATGA
- the ureA gene encoding urease subunit gamma, producing MDLTPREKDKLLIFTAGLVAERRLARGVKLNYPEAMAYISAALLEGARDGRTVAELMHFGTTLLSREQVMEGIPEMIPEIQVEATFPDGTKLVTVHQPIA from the coding sequence ATGGACCTGACCCCACGCGAAAAAGACAAGCTGTTGATCTTCACCGCCGGCCTCGTCGCCGAGCGGCGTTTGGCTCGCGGCGTGAAACTCAATTACCCGGAAGCCATGGCCTACATCTCCGCGGCGCTGCTCGAAGGCGCCCGTGACGGTCGCACCGTGGCCGAGCTGATGCACTTCGGCACCACCCTGCTGAGCCGCGAACAAGTGATGGAAGGCATCCCGGAAATGATCCCGGAGATCCAGGTCGAAGCGACGTTCCCCGACGGCACCAAACTGGTCACCGTCCACCAACCGATCGCCTGA
- a CDS encoding GNAT family N-acetyltransferase, whose translation MNAAQLRRVNVESFAHYRQGLIDLLLDAVGYGASVGFMADLDATQARAYFDEVQANLNKGNVLLWVVVKDEQVQASVQLTLCQKANGLNRAEVQKLLVREHARRRGLGQQLMSALELAARQHKRGMLYLDTEAGSPAEDFYKALGYTRAGQIPDYACDPAGNYRPTALYYKILQGVNG comes from the coding sequence ATGAACGCCGCCCAACTGCGCCGCGTGAATGTTGAAAGCTTTGCGCACTATCGCCAGGGTTTGATCGATTTGCTGCTGGATGCCGTGGGTTATGGCGCCAGCGTCGGTTTCATGGCCGACCTCGATGCCACCCAGGCCCGGGCCTATTTCGATGAGGTCCAGGCCAATTTGAACAAGGGCAATGTGCTGCTGTGGGTGGTGGTCAAGGACGAGCAGGTGCAAGCCAGTGTGCAACTGACGCTGTGCCAGAAAGCCAATGGCCTGAACCGCGCCGAAGTGCAGAAATTGCTGGTGCGCGAGCACGCGCGTCGCCGTGGACTGGGCCAGCAATTAATGAGCGCCCTGGAACTCGCCGCCCGCCAGCACAAGCGCGGCATGCTTTACCTGGACACCGAGGCCGGCTCCCCTGCCGAAGACTTCTACAAAGCGCTGGGTTACACCCGCGCCGGTCAAATCCCCGACTACGCTTGCGACCCTGCCGGCAACTATCGGCCGACCGCTCTCTACTACAAGATTCTGCAAGGAGTGAATGGATGA